In a single window of the Bradyrhizobium erythrophlei genome:
- a CDS encoding tetratricopeptide repeat protein yields the protein MLQDQHGLTMSTSSMEAAASFDRTILAYLKFRADTPQHLARTLAADPEFGLAHCLAGYFAMLSYKLTNVPVAAEAARTARAMTMKATARERAHVEALDAWIAGDIDRTLTIWDDIVTEHPMDVLAFRLAHFNNFWLGRREAMRASAEQVFPKWGRDMPGYGTILSCRCFANEECGDYAAAEPSGWAALELDPADFWGIHAVAHVMEMQGRQPEGIDLLERHERYFAGGNNLIHHIWWHRAMFHLEQREFEAVLDLYDRRFRNLDSPLTQALPDLYIDVQNAASMLFRLERQGIDVGDRWIEIADKAEQRIGDCLSAFTQPHWMMALAATRRDGVAHRMLDAMRLFGLGDGAVAQVVGTIALPVSEAVLAHRRGEHSRAVDLMKPILDGMHRLGGSHAQQDFLEQVFLDSAVKANRGDDVRLMLARVTARYPTPPERRIGYAQAARQFRH from the coding sequence ATGCTGCAAGACCAACACGGACTGACGATGTCGACATCGTCCATGGAAGCAGCTGCAAGCTTTGACCGCACAATCCTGGCCTATCTAAAATTCCGCGCCGATACCCCGCAGCATCTCGCCCGTACCCTCGCTGCCGATCCCGAGTTCGGTCTCGCGCATTGTCTGGCCGGCTACTTCGCGATGCTCTCGTACAAACTGACCAACGTCCCGGTCGCTGCCGAGGCGGCTCGAACCGCCCGTGCGATGACGATGAAGGCTACTGCACGGGAACGGGCTCACGTCGAGGCACTCGATGCCTGGATCGCCGGCGACATCGACCGTACCCTGACGATCTGGGACGACATTGTCACCGAACATCCGATGGACGTACTCGCCTTCCGGCTTGCCCACTTCAACAATTTTTGGCTTGGCCGACGCGAGGCCATGCGTGCTTCCGCCGAACAAGTCTTTCCGAAATGGGGGCGGGACATGCCAGGCTATGGCACCATCCTGTCCTGTCGCTGCTTCGCCAACGAAGAGTGCGGCGACTATGCTGCGGCAGAGCCGTCTGGATGGGCCGCCCTAGAGCTCGACCCAGCAGACTTCTGGGGTATACACGCCGTTGCTCACGTTATGGAAATGCAGGGTCGTCAGCCCGAAGGCATCGATCTGCTTGAAAGGCACGAGCGATACTTCGCTGGGGGCAACAATTTGATCCATCACATTTGGTGGCATCGCGCGATGTTCCATCTGGAGCAGCGCGAATTCGAGGCGGTTCTTGACCTCTACGATCGGCGGTTCCGCAACCTCGATTCGCCGCTCACTCAGGCGCTGCCCGATCTCTATATCGATGTGCAGAATGCGGCATCGATGCTGTTTCGCCTTGAGCGACAAGGCATCGACGTGGGCGATCGCTGGATCGAGATTGCCGACAAGGCCGAACAGCGGATCGGCGATTGCCTCTCCGCGTTCACTCAACCGCATTGGATGATGGCGCTGGCCGCGACCCGACGCGACGGCGTGGCACACCGAATGCTTGATGCGATGCGCTTGTTCGGTCTTGGCGACGGAGCCGTCGCGCAGGTCGTTGGAACTATAGCTTTGCCTGTATCTGAGGCTGTGCTGGCGCATCGGCGAGGTGAACACTCCCGTGCAGTCGATCTCATGAAACCAATCCTCGACGGGATGCACCGTCTCGGCGGCAGTCACGCGCAACAGGACTTTCTGGAGCAGGTCTTTCTGGATTCAGCAGTCAAGGCAAATCGCGGCGACGACGTCCGCCTGATGCTCGCTCGGGTTACTGCGCGGTACCCGACTCCGCCCGAACGCCGGATCGGATATGCCCAAGCGGCACGGCAATTTCGGCACTAA
- a CDS encoding restriction endonuclease: MATLSTVDMKLIDSLFGMYGGYVLNFSNKTFASFFSRDIGINIYDDAYAIHGTSKGKRLWRFLEVGQTNAVTKALCALWEIREAERMERGEEDKVLQARTRLSALIVKLGGRPLAADPSTEPPPGPAPEKLAGPTETILAALEAEFMALTQMGEAPQQRGYAFERFLKRWFDTWGLDAHASFRTIGEQIDGSFQHDGATYLVEAKWHNKPADASMLHGFQGKLLERPDWTRGLYVSYGGFSGESFNAFTARRLIMMDGTDVYFALNRRLDLGRVIGAKARHHSEKRQPFAKVTDIFPR; encoded by the coding sequence ATGGCGACCCTTTCTACCGTCGACATGAAGCTGATCGACAGCCTGTTCGGCATGTATGGTGGATACGTGCTCAATTTCAGCAACAAGACGTTCGCATCGTTCTTCTCTCGGGACATCGGCATTAACATCTACGACGATGCTTATGCCATTCACGGCACTTCGAAAGGCAAGCGCTTATGGCGCTTTTTGGAAGTCGGTCAGACCAATGCAGTGACTAAGGCGCTGTGCGCGCTGTGGGAAATCCGCGAGGCCGAACGCATGGAGCGCGGTGAGGAGGACAAGGTACTGCAAGCCCGCACCCGGCTCAGCGCGCTCATTGTGAAACTAGGCGGCAGACCGCTCGCTGCTGATCCGTCAACCGAACCGCCGCCGGGACCGGCACCTGAGAAACTGGCCGGACCGACTGAGACCATTCTAGCCGCGCTGGAGGCCGAGTTCATGGCGCTAACCCAGATGGGAGAAGCGCCGCAGCAACGCGGATACGCGTTCGAGCGATTTCTTAAGCGCTGGTTCGACACATGGGGTCTCGACGCGCACGCATCGTTTCGGACCATCGGCGAACAGATCGATGGCTCGTTCCAGCACGACGGTGCAACGTATCTTGTCGAGGCCAAGTGGCACAACAAACCGGCCGACGCGAGCATGCTTCACGGCTTCCAAGGCAAACTGCTTGAGCGCCCGGATTGGACGCGGGGACTGTACGTCAGCTATGGCGGCTTCTCGGGGGAGAGTTTCAACGCCTTCACAGCACGGCGCTTGATCATGATGGATGGGACCGACGTCTACTTCGCCCTCAACCGCAGGCTCGATCTGGGCCGTGTGATCGGCGCGAAGGCGCGGCACCACAGTGAGAAGCGGCAGCCGTTCGCTAAGGTGACGGATATCTTCCCCCGCTGA
- a CDS encoding ester cyclase translates to MTSISAIANDFFVACETGKGWEVCKTYCAPNATFAAQVEPLAGIKTLAEYADWMKGLLTIMPDGTYEVKSFATDTERNNVAAYAVFSGTHTGAGGPCAPTGKKTNSDYVYVMQFTDGKISHMTKIWNSGVAFKELGWA, encoded by the coding sequence ATGACCTCGATCAGCGCAATTGCTAACGATTTCTTTGTCGCCTGCGAGACCGGAAAAGGTTGGGAAGTCTGCAAGACCTATTGTGCTCCAAACGCGACCTTCGCCGCTCAGGTCGAGCCGCTGGCGGGAATTAAAACTCTCGCGGAATACGCGGATTGGATGAAGGGACTACTGACGATAATGCCGGATGGCACCTATGAGGTGAAATCCTTCGCCACCGATACCGAACGAAACAACGTCGCGGCGTATGCAGTCTTTTCGGGTACTCATACCGGAGCTGGTGGTCCGTGTGCGCCGACCGGCAAGAAGACGAATTCGGACTACGTCTACGTGATGCAATTCACTGACGGCAAGATCAGCCACATGACGAAGATTTGGAATTCCGGTGTCGCGTTTAAGGAGCTGGGCTGGGCTTGA
- a CDS encoding integrase family protein, protein MAQHFPTTHNGKAPQHSDPNAKRKPRLLDDQQVEWLRDLADDDEAQRGYYPDSKVFGLTIFLGAKSSVWRFRQQSRTKGKRSSVFKTLGNWPAMDVDEARKQALIYSGAVAAGTAAPGKRQAMPFKTAFENYLAHLKAQAEAKGKPPRWWANASKLSEAHIMPQWEGWTLAEMSQNPRAVKTWHAKLSKATPTTADHCARLIRACYREEARLDRTLNPAASPTSGIRLGKIKVSKAVLDFPDFSAWRKAWDKIENPVHKGYHLAALLTGCRPTELAMIRESDIDLDARRMIIRNAKAGNDISLPITGEIAFALAMAINAPPQTITMKGLRGMKSGEVRVIERKKLHHEIAAPDLVFPGVRQAGHRAGIPVSGNALRHTFRSIAVSLEISEMLISFLMGHSLQGVSARYTNELMIANSQALREAQEKISRRIFELLGLTLGPHHDAPLVPDTPTRVEATRKKSKAAAPARIA, encoded by the coding sequence ATGGCACAACATTTTCCGACCACGCACAACGGCAAAGCTCCGCAGCATTCCGACCCGAACGCGAAGCGAAAACCGAGGTTGCTCGACGATCAGCAAGTCGAATGGTTGCGCGATCTCGCCGACGATGACGAGGCCCAGCGCGGCTACTATCCCGACAGCAAGGTCTTCGGCCTGACCATCTTCCTCGGCGCGAAGTCGAGTGTCTGGCGCTTCCGTCAACAGAGCCGGACGAAAGGTAAGCGGTCGTCGGTCTTCAAGACGCTCGGCAACTGGCCTGCGATGGACGTGGATGAGGCGCGCAAGCAAGCCCTGATCTATTCGGGCGCTGTCGCCGCTGGCACTGCTGCCCCAGGCAAGCGCCAAGCGATGCCATTCAAAACGGCCTTCGAAAACTACCTCGCCCATCTCAAGGCGCAAGCCGAAGCCAAAGGCAAGCCGCCGCGATGGTGGGCCAATGCGAGCAAGCTTTCCGAGGCGCACATCATGCCGCAATGGGAGGGGTGGACGCTCGCCGAGATGTCGCAGAACCCGCGAGCCGTGAAGACGTGGCATGCGAAGCTCTCGAAGGCCACCCCGACGACGGCAGACCATTGCGCCCGGCTGATCAGAGCTTGCTACCGCGAAGAGGCGCGGCTTGATCGCACGCTCAACCCGGCAGCCTCGCCGACCTCGGGCATAAGGCTGGGAAAGATCAAGGTCTCAAAAGCTGTGCTTGACTTCCCCGACTTCTCGGCGTGGCGCAAGGCGTGGGACAAGATCGAAAACCCGGTTCATAAGGGCTATCATCTCGCCGCGCTTTTGACTGGCTGTCGTCCGACCGAGCTGGCCATGATCCGCGAGAGCGATATCGATCTCGACGCGCGGCGCATGATCATTCGGAACGCGAAAGCCGGAAATGATATCTCGCTGCCGATCACTGGCGAGATTGCTTTCGCGCTGGCGATGGCCATCAACGCGCCTCCACAAACCATCACAATGAAGGGCCTTCGCGGAATGAAGTCCGGCGAGGTCCGCGTGATCGAACGAAAGAAACTGCATCACGAGATCGCGGCTCCCGATCTTGTCTTCCCGGGCGTCCGTCAGGCTGGCCATCGCGCGGGCATTCCGGTCTCGGGCAACGCGCTTCGGCATACGTTCCGCAGCATCGCGGTCTCGCTGGAGATTTCCGAGATGCTGATTTCGTTCCTCATGGGGCACAGTCTGCAAGGCGTCTCCGCGAGGTACACAAACGAGTTGATGATCGCGAACTCGCAAGCTCTTCGAGAGGCGCAAGAGAAGATCAGCCGCCGGATTTTCGAGTTGCTAGGGCTTACGCTCGGACCCCATCACGATGCCCCGCTCGTGCCAGACACGCCGACCCGGGTCGAGGCGACCCGGAAGAAGAGCAAAGCCGCTGCTCCAGCCCGCATCGCTTGA
- a CDS encoding pentapeptide repeat-containing protein, which produces MKQDFSQADLSATEADRILLQHSSFNGAKFDGCRWTRPVFAHADMARISTKAVEWGTPGDRDSDDRVAADFSHARLTHADLTKAQICGFFYGSDLRNTSLVEADLSFSDFVGPNFSFDMSFGGARMRGAKLRHCRISNASFYSSDCRNTDFFGTQFSDVSVDGCDLSHAHFENAEIELTMFSPDQMQQAELSAAYDVDKLGLVQIGNRSVD; this is translated from the coding sequence TTGAAACAGGACTTCTCGCAAGCCGATCTCTCCGCGACAGAGGCCGACAGAATTCTGCTTCAACATTCTAGTTTTAATGGAGCCAAATTTGACGGCTGCCGATGGACACGTCCAGTTTTCGCGCATGCAGACATGGCCCGAATATCGACCAAAGCGGTCGAGTGGGGCACCCCAGGTGACCGCGATTCAGACGATCGTGTTGCTGCTGACTTCAGTCATGCCAGACTGACTCATGCCGACCTCACGAAAGCGCAGATTTGTGGATTTTTCTATGGATCAGATCTTCGCAACACATCGCTTGTAGAAGCTGATCTATCTTTTAGCGATTTCGTGGGTCCGAACTTTTCTTTCGATATGAGCTTTGGTGGCGCTCGAATGAGGGGCGCCAAACTCCGACACTGCCGCATATCAAATGCAAGCTTTTACAGTTCTGACTGTCGCAACACTGACTTTTTTGGGACTCAGTTCTCTGATGTAAGCGTGGATGGCTGCGACTTGAGTCACGCGCACTTCGAAAATGCAGAAATCGAGCTGACAATGTTTTCGCCCGATCAGATGCAACAAGCCGAACTTTCGGCTGCTTACGATGTGGACAAGCTAGGGTTAGTGCAAATTGGTAACCGTTCTGTAGACTGA
- a CDS encoding transposase: MLSPSRRRLETFTGAGRRRTWREEDKARIVAEIATSGDSVCAVARRHELSPQQLFGCPLPAAARF; this comes from the coding sequence GTGCTATCACCGAGCCGGCGCCGGTTGGAAACATTTACCGGCGCCGGGCGGCGGCGGACGTGGCGTGAAGAAGACAAGGCCCGGATTGTCGCGGAGATCGCGACGAGCGGAGATTCGGTCTGTGCTGTAGCTCGACGCCACGAATTATCGCCACAGCAGTTGTTTGGCTGCCCGTTGCCGGCGGCGGCTCGGTTTTGA
- a CDS encoding PilZ domain-containing protein → MINVSAEGAAIEVPSPSYVPDRFQLMIKRDRVIRNCRVAWISANRIGVAFE, encoded by the coding sequence GTGATAAACGTCTCTGCTGAAGGGGCCGCGATCGAAGTTCCGAGTCCCTCCTATGTTCCAGATCGGTTTCAGTTGATGATCAAAAGGGATCGTGTGATCCGGAACTGCCGGGTCGCTTGGATAAGTGCAAACAGGATCGGTGTCGCATTCGAGTGA
- a CDS encoding IS1182 family transposase — protein sequence MKRFVEGADRGQSTLLPECLDEWVEESNCVRVVDCFVDGLDLADLGFEGVEPAATGRPAYHPSVLLKLYIYGYLNRVQSSRRLEREAGRNLEVIWLLGRLVPDDKVIADFRKDNGPAIRRACASFVNLCRQMGLLAKASVAIDGSKFKAVNNRDRNFTRGKIDRRRAQLEESVARYLSQLDTADRQEPSEVLVLKTTRLKEKLDKLKEEMGKLAAYEKQMLASPDHQISLTDPDSRSMATSGRGSGVVGYNVQVAVDTVNHLIVTHDVTNIGSDRSQLANVAREAKAVLQVDKLEAVADRGYFNGEEILACEQAGICVTLPKPMTSGAKSEGRFGKQDFVYVPEEDVYRCPAGEKLKFHYANEEHGQKMRRYWTNACKTCAIKDQCTTGKERRITRWEHEHVLEIVQQRLDQDPQAMRRRRETVEHPFGTLKMRMGATHFLMKTLPKVASEMALSVLAYNLTRVMNIVGTRALLAAIRA from the coding sequence ATGAAACGCTTCGTTGAGGGTGCCGATCGCGGACAATCGACGTTGTTGCCGGAATGCCTCGATGAGTGGGTCGAGGAGAGCAATTGCGTTCGTGTGGTGGATTGCTTTGTCGACGGGCTCGATCTGGCCGATCTCGGTTTCGAAGGCGTCGAGCCTGCAGCGACAGGCCGGCCTGCCTACCACCCCTCGGTTCTTCTGAAGCTTTACATCTACGGCTATCTCAACCGAGTGCAGTCGAGCCGCCGGCTTGAGCGCGAAGCCGGCCGAAACCTGGAAGTCATATGGCTACTCGGTCGGCTCGTTCCCGATGACAAGGTGATTGCCGATTTCCGCAAGGACAATGGCCCGGCGATCCGCAGGGCATGCGCGAGCTTCGTCAATCTCTGTCGCCAGATGGGTCTGTTGGCGAAGGCGAGCGTCGCGATCGACGGCAGCAAGTTCAAAGCGGTCAATAATCGAGATCGCAATTTTACCCGGGGGAAGATCGATCGCCGGCGCGCGCAACTCGAGGAGAGTGTGGCGCGGTATCTCTCCCAGCTCGATACGGCGGATAGGCAGGAACCGTCCGAAGTGCTGGTGCTCAAGACGACGCGGCTCAAGGAGAAGCTCGACAAGCTGAAAGAGGAAATGGGCAAACTCGCAGCCTACGAGAAGCAAATGTTGGCCTCGCCGGATCACCAAATCTCGCTCACTGATCCCGATAGCCGCTCGATGGCAACAAGTGGGCGTGGCTCGGGCGTCGTCGGCTACAATGTGCAGGTCGCGGTCGACACCGTGAACCATCTGATCGTGACGCACGATGTGACGAATATCGGCTCGGATCGCTCACAACTGGCGAACGTGGCGCGGGAAGCCAAGGCCGTTCTGCAAGTCGATAAACTCGAAGCCGTCGCCGACCGCGGCTACTTCAATGGCGAAGAGATCCTGGCCTGCGAGCAGGCAGGCATTTGCGTGACGTTGCCCAAACCGATGACGTCGGGCGCGAAGTCGGAAGGCCGCTTCGGCAAGCAGGACTTCGTCTATGTGCCGGAGGAGGATGTCTATCGTTGCCCCGCCGGCGAGAAGCTCAAATTCCACTATGCCAATGAGGAACACGGGCAGAAGATGCGCCGGTACTGGACGAACGCCTGCAAGACCTGCGCAATCAAGGATCAGTGCACCACAGGCAAAGAACGCCGCATCACGCGATGGGAGCATGAGCACGTTCTCGAAATCGTGCAGCAGCGGCTGGATCAAGATCCCCAGGCCATGCGCCGCCGGCGCGAGACGGTTGAGCATCCCTTCGGCACGCTCAAGATGAGAATGGGCGCGACGCACTTCTTGATGAAGACGCTGCCGAAGGTCGCGAGCGAGATGGCGCTCAGCGTACTCGCCTACAATCTGACGCGGGTCATGAATATCGTCGGTACAAGGGCGTTGCTGGCAGCGATCAGAGCGTGA
- a CDS encoding DUF1194 domain-containing protein: MRWCVSIGALLVAGAMAAGDVAGIAAPDSRRQLTDAKDNLQSVDVELVIAVDVSYSMDLDELAVQREGYARAIVSKEFLQALRTGPNSKISVTYFEWSASSDQKIIIPWRVIDGPETADAVADEIMNTPVRRGSRTSISGAISFAIPLFDEDPYRGLRRVIDISGDGPNNNGVPVTPVRDEALAKGIVINGLPIMIKEPSYSTMDIDNLDWYYEDCVIGGPGAFVVPIKDRENFKEAIRTKLIREVAGRTPERPVRPASDKEPRVSCTIGERLWQDRWGR, encoded by the coding sequence ATGCGCTGGTGTGTCTCGATCGGGGCGTTGCTTGTCGCGGGGGCGATGGCCGCTGGTGACGTTGCTGGCATTGCCGCGCCGGATTCCAGACGCCAACTGACCGACGCCAAAGACAATTTGCAGTCCGTCGATGTCGAACTCGTGATCGCCGTCGATGTCTCCTATTCGATGGATTTGGACGAACTTGCCGTCCAGCGCGAGGGGTACGCCCGGGCGATCGTGTCCAAGGAATTTTTGCAGGCGTTGAGGACTGGTCCAAACAGCAAGATTTCCGTGACTTATTTCGAATGGTCCGCGTCCAGCGATCAGAAGATCATTATTCCCTGGCGCGTGATCGACGGTCCCGAGACGGCTGACGCCGTCGCCGATGAAATCATGAACACACCAGTCCGCCGGGGATCGCGCACCTCAATCTCAGGCGCGATTTCGTTCGCGATACCGCTGTTTGATGAGGACCCCTACCGGGGATTACGGCGTGTCATCGACATTTCCGGCGACGGGCCGAACAATAATGGCGTGCCGGTCACGCCCGTTCGCGATGAGGCGCTGGCCAAAGGCATCGTCATCAACGGCTTGCCGATCATGATAAAGGAGCCATCCTATTCGACGATGGATATCGATAATCTCGATTGGTACTACGAGGATTGCGTTATCGGCGGCCCGGGCGCCTTTGTGGTGCCGATCAAGGACCGCGAGAATTTCAAGGAGGCGATCCGCACGAAGTTGATCCGAGAGGTCGCAGGCCGAACTCCCGAGCGCCCGGTCAGGCCTGCATCGGACAAGGAGCCGCGCGTCAGCTGCACGATCGGCGAAAGATTGTGGCAGGATCGCTGGGGACGCTAA
- a CDS encoding carbohydrate porin — MKRICIIGSTTSVVLATCPFAAAADLPPSKPIKAPVPAAIYNWTGLYVGGHVGYGQGSLGPGTNPIPEQAVFFPHSLTGMIAGFQAGYNLQLPNRVVLGVEADASFTSPVDRPKLDPAPFNTTLEYAATARGRIGYAFGTILPYVTGGLAWGQTRVNINAGDGSLLSSQLLPHVGWTAGLGMEMAVGGNWSAKIEYDYIDLARRTYGLGEAMLSVINVDPRIHTIKVGLNYQLGDTPHWAPSATSPINGMQLPESPDWNVHGQTTFIAQGYPSIRSPYEGANSLPGGGQGRETLTADAFLGWRLWDGGELYLNPELAQGFGLDTTLGLAGFSNGEAQKGGTDFPKFRPQRYFFRQTFGLGGEQEEVADGPLQLAGKRDIDRVTLTVGRFAVGDFFDGNSYAKDPRADFMNWAIWSSGAYDFPADLPGFTRGAVVELNRKDWAVRAGLFQVPSAPNSDVLTSKGGGAVVELEERYAISDRPGKLRLGVFGNQGNTANYSEALALVAADPSLDINATTASIRHIQLKYGFYANMEQAITKDIGIFARASWNDGQTETLSFTDIDRSISGGVSIKGSSWGRTNDTIGIGGAINGLSAAHRDFLAAGGMGLLIGDGQLNYREEKILEAYYAYNLNKWSTLTFDYQFIADPAYNADRGPVSVFSARAHAEF, encoded by the coding sequence ATGAAGCGGATTTGTATAATTGGAAGCACGACATCGGTTGTTCTTGCGACTTGTCCTTTCGCGGCCGCCGCCGATTTACCGCCGAGCAAGCCGATCAAGGCGCCGGTCCCAGCCGCTATATACAATTGGACCGGCCTTTATGTCGGAGGGCACGTCGGTTACGGCCAAGGTAGCCTTGGTCCCGGCACCAATCCTATTCCCGAGCAGGCGGTATTTTTTCCCCACAGCCTCACGGGCATGATCGCTGGGTTTCAGGCAGGCTATAACCTTCAGTTGCCAAATCGAGTGGTGCTCGGCGTAGAGGCGGATGCGTCATTCACAAGCCCAGTTGATCGTCCGAAGCTTGATCCGGCGCCATTCAATACGACGCTGGAATACGCAGCGACGGCGCGAGGTCGGATCGGCTACGCTTTCGGAACGATTCTTCCTTATGTCACCGGCGGATTGGCGTGGGGTCAAACCAGGGTCAATATCAACGCGGGTGACGGCAGCCTGCTGTCGTCACAGTTGCTTCCGCACGTCGGCTGGACGGCCGGCCTCGGCATGGAAATGGCCGTTGGCGGCAATTGGAGTGCAAAGATCGAATACGACTATATCGACCTGGCGCGCAGGACGTATGGTCTCGGCGAGGCAATGCTTTCGGTCATCAACGTCGATCCCAGGATTCACACCATCAAGGTCGGGCTGAACTATCAGCTTGGGGACACGCCGCACTGGGCTCCGTCCGCCACGTCCCCCATCAACGGGATGCAACTACCGGAATCGCCTGATTGGAATGTTCACGGGCAGACCACGTTCATTGCGCAAGGGTATCCGAGCATCCGCTCGCCCTATGAGGGCGCCAACAGCCTTCCGGGAGGCGGCCAGGGCCGAGAGACATTAACGGCGGATGCGTTTCTCGGATGGCGGTTGTGGGACGGCGGCGAATTGTATTTAAACCCGGAACTGGCGCAGGGATTCGGCTTGGACACTACGCTCGGGCTGGCAGGCTTTTCGAATGGTGAAGCGCAAAAGGGCGGCACGGATTTTCCGAAATTCCGCCCGCAACGCTATTTCTTCCGCCAGACATTCGGCCTCGGCGGCGAGCAGGAAGAGGTTGCGGATGGTCCGCTTCAACTCGCCGGAAAGCGCGATATCGACCGCGTCACGCTGACGGTCGGGCGATTCGCCGTCGGCGACTTTTTCGACGGCAATTCTTACGCCAAGGATCCGCGCGCGGATTTCATGAACTGGGCAATCTGGTCCTCCGGTGCCTATGACTTCCCGGCCGATCTGCCGGGATTCACGCGCGGCGCGGTCGTCGAACTCAATCGCAAGGATTGGGCTGTGCGTGCCGGCCTGTTCCAGGTTCCGTCAGCCCCCAACAGCGACGTTCTGACTTCCAAGGGTGGTGGCGCGGTCGTTGAACTGGAAGAACGCTACGCGATATCAGATCGACCCGGCAAACTCCGGCTCGGTGTCTTTGGAAACCAGGGGAACACGGCCAACTATAGCGAGGCGCTGGCCCTGGTGGCGGCCGACCCTTCGCTCGATATTAATGCCACGACGGCAAGCATCCGTCATATCCAGCTCAAATATGGCTTCTACGCCAACATGGAGCAGGCGATCACCAAAGACATCGGCATCTTCGCCCGCGCCAGCTGGAACGATGGCCAGACCGAGACCCTGTCCTTCACCGACATCGATCGCAGCATATCAGGCGGTGTCTCAATCAAGGGCAGCTCCTGGGGGCGGACGAATGACACAATCGGAATTGGAGGGGCGATCAACGGACTTTCCGCCGCGCACCGTGACTTCCTGGCAGCGGGTGGCATGGGCTTGCTGATCGGTGATGGCCAATTGAACTACCGCGAAGAGAAAATTCTCGAGGCATACTATGCCTATAACCTCAACAAATGGAGCACGCTGACGTTCGACTACCAGTTCATCGCTGATCCCGCCTACAACGCTGACCGGGGACCGGTTTCAGTATTTTCGGCGCGCGCGCATGCGGAGTTTTGA